One part of the Drosophila teissieri strain GT53w chromosome 3R, Prin_Dtei_1.1, whole genome shotgun sequence genome encodes these proteins:
- the LOC122622362 gene encoding dynein axonemal assembly factor 5, translated as MGFDIDTQKICTELESPDRRLKTTVLEELRDKCENGAKTAKADEIARVFDQLYLHLLKCYEDKFESVRDRAVQAVSAFLAGLPPTDFHLMNVVSTLAERMGKAETVEPSEEIRLLYIKQLNLMVGLYAKMGSVGVFRECYPLVVKILIKSVKDDYPVVQREGCSTVVNLARVADTQEFRPFTESLLVPLYSMLNHKHAQARIEAIEAIGRLSLHMDASGDAMRRLFNEVSPLLMDTMPLVRREVGQMGIIMLMELLDRYSFFERILPLVLCCLKDESPEVLNHIHPQWLKCGVQYFNENEAELSQQEISDLPVENYPEGVKRPTIGCRGLVQRSLRLLQLITRETSDWKDNVRLHALKLLYQFVLHAEAAMTAKFFEIYGDLAHACIDPVAEVNAEAAKVADLMGRLLSYDAWIDHGFDGLERNARESYMRCFYHMFTASLGGTYEQLMRLARLLRSTDYSHTLKPGFQHYILKLLDTIVDKSLKINAGQNELEDLYEAVYVTGIKVMALSHSLERSGNEDVNLGQMLIEKIVTLLNSSVAKTHERWFHLALKDVENLDAALEDNAEPVMLLDGLINMCLIRDTYVHDLIEKVKIVFAHCCDSAQVKIFSSLSLATLFWSKTMNIERERSTQMLSEFVSQIVEPYLTWKAGSNAEAMRSLAMATLCALAQGAESESVEVLPSLAKHMPSLLEDRNVTTRHYAIKAVVYFREMSVEDLKPLAYATMQRMDDPSAGIRILAALAVGKLKPRFSETDTEKEYEKEVWDAIVKRAMDLLLLYHESPEKEMKGAVEVTLKVLARSHPEAWEERYQRALPMAQKKDQLHELYNRLTINEAPDPDNTLPSED; from the coding sequence ATGGGCTTCGATATTGATACCCAGAAGATCTGCACGGAACTGGAGAGCCCCGACAGACGTCTGAAGACCACAGTTCTGGAAGAACTACGAGATAAGTGCGAAAATGGAGCAAAAACCGCGAAAGCCGACGAAATAGCCCGGGTATTCGATCaactgtatctgcatctgttgAAGTGCTACGAGGATAAATTCGAAAGCGTTCGCGATCGTGCCGTGCAAGCGGTAAGTGCCTTTTTGGCTGGTCTGCCGCCCACGGACTTCCACCTGATGAATGTGGTGTCCACGTTGGCGGAGCGGATGGGAAAGGCCGAGACCGTGGAGCCCAGCGAGGAGATCCGTCTGCTCTACATTAAGCAACTGAATCTGATGGTTGGCCTGTACGCAAAGATGGGTAGTGTGGGCGTCTTCAGGGAGTGCTATCCCCTGGTGGTGAAGATCCTGATCAAGTCCGTCAAGGATGACTATCCGGTGGTTCAGCGCGAAGGCTGCTCCACCGTGGTGAATCTCGCTCGCGTGGCTGATACCCAGGAGTTTCGTCCCTTTACGGAATCCCTACTGGTACCTCTGTACTCCATGTTGAACCACAAGCATGCGCAGGCCAGGATCGAGGCCATTGAAGCCATCGGCAGGCTGAGTCTGCACATGGACGCCAGTGGCGATGCAATGAGGCGGCTCTTCAATGAGGTGTCGCCCCTTCTCATGGACACCATGCCTTTGGTGCGTCGTGAAGTCGGCCAGATGGGCATTATCATGCTAATGGAGCTGCTGGATCGCTATTCCTTCTTTGAGAGAATTCTGCCCCTGGTTCTTTGTTGCCTCAAGGACGAGTCTCCGGAGGTCCTGAATCACATACACCCGCAATGGCTCAAGTGTGGCGTGCAGTATTTCAATGAAAACGAAGCCGAGTTGTCGCAACAGGAAATCAGCGATCTGCCGGTTGAGAATTACCCGGAAGGTGTCAAGCGTCCTACCATAGGATGTCGTGGGTTGGTGCAACGATCCTTGAGACTGTTGCAACTGATTACGCGGGAAACAAGCGACTGGAAGGACAACGTTCGCCTTCACGCCCTGAAGCTTCTCTATCAATTTGTCTTGCACGCCGAGGCTGCCATGACGGCAAAGTTCTTCGAGATCTATGGGGATTTGGCCCACGCCTGTATAGATCCTGTGGCCGAAGTCAACGCGGAAGCCGCCAAGGTGGCGGATTTGATGGGTCGCCTGTTGTCCTACGATGCCTGGATAGATCATGGCTTCGATGGCCTGGAACGAAATGCCCGGGAGTCGTATATGAGATGTTTCTACCACATGTTCACCGCCTCGCTGGGTGGCACCTATGAGCAGCTGATGCGGTTGGCCCGCCTCCTTCGCAGCACCGATTACTCGCATACCCTGAAGCCAGGCTTCCAGCACTACATACTGAAACTATTGGATACCATTGTGGACAAGTCGCTGAAGATCAATGCGGGGCAGAACGAGCTGGAAGATCTCTACGAGGCGGTGTATGTAACTGGCATTAAAGTAATGGCACTTTCCCATTCCCTCGAAAGGAGCGGCAACGAAGATGTCAACTTAGGCCAAATGCTGATCGAAAAAATTGTGACACTTCTCAACTCTTCGGTTGCGAAAACCCACGAACGTTGGTTTCACTTGGCCTTGAAGGATGTGGAGAATCTGGACGCGGCTTTGGAGGATAATGCTGAGCCAGTGATGCTGTTGGATGGATTGATAAATATGTGCCTCATTCGAGACACCTATGTGCACGATCTGATCGAGAAGGTTAAGATCGTCTTTGCACATTGCTGCGATAGTGCGCAGGTGAAAATCTTCAGCAGTCTCTCGTTGGCAACTCTATTTTGGTCGAAGACGATGAACATAGAACGTGAGCGCAGCACCCAGATGTTAAGTGAATTCGTGTCGCAGATCGTGGAACCCTATCTGACCTGGAAAGCTGGATCTAATGCCGAGGCCATGAGATCCCTGGCCATGGCCACACTATGTGCCTTGGCCCAGGGAGCCGAGTCTGAATCTGTGGAAGTGCTGCCCTCGTTGGCCAAACACATGCCTAGCCTGCTCGAGGATCGCAATGTCACCACACGGCACTATGCGATCAAGGCGGTTGTGTATTTCCGGGAAATGTCTGTGGAAGATCTGAAACCATTGGCCTATGCCACCATGCAGCGCATGGATGATCCTTCGGCGGGCATTCGCATCCTGGCTGCTTTGGCTGTGGGCAAACTGAAGCCCAGGTTCAGCGAGACGGATACCGAGAAGGAGTATGAAAAGGAGGTGTGGGATGCCATAGTAAAACGTGCCATGGATCTGCTGTTGCTCTATCACGAGAGTCCCGAGAAGGAAATGAAGGGAGCTGTGGAAGTTACCCTAAAGGTCTTGGCCCGATCCCATCCAGAAGCCTGGGAGGAACGCTATCAACGGGCTTTGCCTATGGCTCAGAAAAAGGATCAGCTCCACGAACTCTACAACAGACTAACCATCAATGAAGCTCCAGATCCTGACAATACATTGCCATCCGAAGATTAG